In the Clostridium cellulovorans 743B genome, AGGGTGTAAATCATAGATATTTAGATTTAAATATCAGGATGCCAAGAAGTATTCTTTCACTGGAGGATAAAGTTCGAAAGGTACTTCAAGAAAAGCTAAATAGAGGGAAGATAGATGTATTTATAACTGAGGATAATTACAATAGCAATGCTGGAATCCCAATGCTTAATGAGGCATTAGCTCGTAACTATATCACGTCTCTTAATAAATTAAGAGATGAGTTCTCACTTAAAGATGATATCTCTGTTTCTTTAGTTGCTAAGTTTCCAGAGGTGATTACACTTAAGCAAGAAGAAAAAGATATTGATGAGATTTGGTACATACTGAAAACCACTTTAGAATGTGCAGTTAATAATTTTCTTTCTATGAGGGAAAAAGAAGGTCAAAAATTGAAAGATGATATTTTAGTAAAGATTAAATCTATTGAAGGATCTTTAGCTAAGATAGAGCCTTTATCATCTTTAACTGTAGAAAATTATAAAATTAGGCTTCAGGATAGGGTTACAGAACTTTTAGGTGATGTAGAGTTAGAACCTTCAAGAATTGCTCAAGAGATTGCAATTTTTGCTGATAGAGCTTGCATTGATGAGGAAATAGTTAGGCTTAAATCTCATATACATCAGGTTAAAGACACTTTAGAGCTTAAAGAAGCTGTAGGTAGAAAATTGGACTTTATTATCCAAGAGATGAATAGGGAAACTAACACAATATCATCTAAAGCTAATAATATAGAAATAACCAATTTAACTATAGCAATAAAAAATGATATTGAAAAAATAAGAGAGCAAGTGCAGAATCTTGAATAGTTGAGGAGAGAAGAAGATGGGAATAAAATTAATTAATATAGGTTTTGGAAATATCGTATCAGCTAATAGATTAGTAGCAATAGTAAGTCCTGAATCTGCCCCAATAAAAAGAATAATAACAGAAGCTAGGGATAGAGGGATGCTAATTGATGCAACCTATGGAAGAAGAACTAGAGCAGTTATAATCACTGATAGTGATCACGTTATCTTATCAGCAGTTCAACCAGAAACAGTGGCTCATAGACTATCTACAAAAGACGAAGAAGCTGTAGATGAGGTTGATGAATAATGGTAAATGAAACAAAGGGTTTATTAGTTGTAATTTCTGGACCATCAGGTGCTGGAAAGGGCACCATATGCAAGAAGCTTATGGAAAAAAATAACTTTTGGCTTTCTGTTTCTGCTACTACTAGAAGTCCAAGAGCTGGGGAAGAAAACGCAAAGAGTTACTATTTTTTAACAAGGGACGAATTTGAAGAAAAGATAAAATGTAATGATTTTCTTGAATATGCTGAAGTATATGGTAATTTATACGGAACTCCTCGTTCAAGTGTTATGGAAATGATTGATAATGGCAAAAATGTTATATTAGAAATTGATATTCAAGGAGCGCTTAAGGTTAAAGAAGCATTTCCTGAGGGAGTATTTATATTTATTCTTCCTCCATCTATGGAAGAACTTAAGAATAGAATAATAGGCAGAGGTAGTGAAACACCTGAATCGCTAATGACAAGATTTAAATCAGCCTACAAGGAAATAAACTATGTTTCTAAATATAACTATGCTGTAGTAAATGATGAAGTTGCTCTTGCTGTTGAAAAAATTCAAGGGATTTTAGTAGCAGAAAAGTGCAGAGTTGATAGAATAAAAGAAGATATATTAGATAATAAGGAGGGAATTGTTCATGAGCAATTCTATGATTAATCCATCAATAGTTGAATTAACAGACAAATCTGGTGATAGATATTCACTAGTTGTAATAGCATCAAAGAGAGCAAGATTATTAATCGATGGTGATGAACCACTAGTAAAGGTTACTTCTAAAAAGCCTTTAACTGTTGCAATAAACGAAGTTAATGAAGGAAAAATTCAGTTTGAAGCTCCTCAAGTTGAAGGACTCAAATAAAGAGGCGATTAGATTATGAAGAAAAAGACTATTGTTCTCGGTGTTAGTGGAGGAATTGCAGTTTATAAAGCATTAGATGTTGTTTCAAAGCTTAAGAAAAAAGACTATGATGTCCATGTGATTATGACTAAGAATGCTATGGAATTTGTTACGCCATTATCATTTCAATCGATAAGTCAAAACATGGTTATTACAGATATGTTCGCTGAGCCAAAAGCTTGGGAAATTCAGCATATTTCTTTAGCTAAGAAAGCAGATTTAATGGTTATAGTTCCTGCAACGGCTAATATAATTGGAAAGGTAGCTAATGGAATAGCTGATGATATGCTTAGTACAACAATAATGGCTACCAAGGCACCAGTTATATTTGCTCCAGCTATGAACACTAATATGTATCAAAATCCAATAGTACAAGAAAATATGTCAAAGCTTAAAGGTTATGGCTATGAGTTTATCGATACAGTTAAAGGAAGGCTTGCTTGTGGAGATGTTGGAGAAGGGAAGCTAGCTGATACTGAAGATATTGTTCAATATATAGAAAGTAAGTTATATGATATAAAGGACTTGTCGGGTAAAAAAGTTATGATAACAGCTGGACCTACAATTGCTCCTATCGATCCAGTTCGCTATATAAGCAATTATTCATCAGGAAAGATGGGTTATGCTATAGCTGAAGAAGCAAGAGATAGAGGGGCTGAAGTTGTTTTGATTTCAGGAGATGTATCTATTCCTGATATTAAGGGTGTAAGGATTATAAAAGTAAAGACCAATCCAGATATGAAGGAAGCAGTATTAAAGGAATTTGATGATGCTGAAATTATAATAAAAACTGCTGCGGTTACAGACTTTAAGATTAAAAATTATTCTGATATAAAGATCAAGAAAAAGGACGAAGGTTTAACCTTAGAACTTGAGAAAGATACAGATATTTTAAAAACTTTAGGTTCTATGAAGAAAAATCAAATTCTTGTTGGTTTTGCAGCTGAAAGCAATGATGTTATAGAAAATGCTAAAGCAAAGCTTGATAAGAAAAACCTTGATTTTGTTGTTGCTAATGATATCAGCGTTAGTGATTCTGGATTTAACAGTGATGATAACAAGGTTACTATAATATCTAGAAACGGTGAAGAACTTCATCTTGAAAAGATGAATAAAAGAGCCGTTGCGAAAGAGATATTTAATAAGATACTAAAAAAGCGCTAACAGCGCTTTTTTTAATATATCGAGGTGTAATTATGGCAAGTTATGCACAAGTTATAATTAATAATGAGTCGTCCATGGTTGATAGACCATTCACTTATAAAATTCCTGAGAGATTGAAAGATAATCTAAAGATTGGCCACAGAATTAAAATTCCTTTTGGAAAAGGAAATAAAAAGATTGATGGATTCGTATTTTCCTTATTAGACCAATATATTAGTAATTATGAGATAAAAGAAATTGAATCAATAGAAGATGATTTTACTGCTTTTGAAGAAAGAGATATTCCTTTAATTGAGGAAATGAGAGAACGATATCTTTGTACCTATATTCAATGTATAAAGGTAATCGTACCTGCTGGAGTTTTTGAGGGTTTAAAACTAAAAAAATCAAAGACAGTATATATAAAAAAAACTTTAGAAGGAAAATATAAAAAAGAGCCTTATGATAGAATATATGGAATAGTTAAAGAATCACAAGGAATCTTTACAAAGAGTCAATTAAGTAAAACATATAATATCTCTTTATCATCGATTAATACTTTAATAAAAAACGGATTTATTCAGGAACTAGAAGAAGTGGTTGATAGGTTTGATCAAAGGAATTATGAATTCTATGAAAGAAAAAATTTAAATGATAATCAAAGAGAAGTAGTTGAAACAATACTTCATAGTGATGAGAAAAAATTCTTGATTCATGGGATTACAGGAAGCGGAAAAACAGAAATATACATGAATTTGGTAGAAAAGACCATGGAACTTGAGAAAGATAGTATTATTCTTGTTCCAGAAATCGCATTAACACCGCAAATGGTTGAGCGATTTAAAGGACGATTTGGTAATAAAATAGCTGTTTTTCATAGTAAGCTTTCTAATGGAGAAAGATTTGATGAATGGATGAGGGTGAAAAACAGAAAGGTCCAATTAGCTATTGGAGCCAGATCAGCAATATTTCTTCCATTTAATAATTTATCACTGATAGTAATTGATGAGGAGCATGAAAGTAGTTATAAATCAGATAGTGATCCTAAATATCATGCAAGGGAAATTGGTGAAATTCTTCAGAAAAATCAAGGAGTAAAACTAGTCTTAGGTTCTGCAACTCCTAGTGTAGAAACTTATTTTAAGGCAAACTCTAGAGAATACCATCTCTTAACTCTTACCAAAAGGGCAGATAAAGCTACGTTACCTGTAACAGAAATTGTAGATATGAGAGAAGAATTGGTTAGAAAAAACAAATCTATGTTTAGTGGAGCTCTTTTGAGAGCTATTGATGAAGCTTTATCAAAAAAAGAACAAATAATTCTATTTTTAAATAGAAGAGGATTTTCAACTTTTGTATCTTGTAGAAAATGTGGTTTCGTATTTAAATGTAGAAATTGTGATATTTCTTTGACTTATCATCACCATAATGATACTTTAAGCTGTCATTATTGTGGCTCAACAGAAAAAACTAAAAAAATATGTCCTAAATGTGGAAGTTCTTACGTAAAATATTTTGGTGCAGGTACAGAAAAAATAGAAGAGAATATAAAAAAATACTTTCCTAGTGCTAAAACTATAAGAATGGATTTTGATACCACGAGAAAAAAAGATGCTTATGAAGAGATATACAATAGTTTTAAAGCTGGAAATGCCGATATACTTATTGGAACTCAAATGATAGCTAAAGGATTAGATTTTAAGAATGTAACCTTAGTTGGAGTTGTAGCTGCAGATATTTCTCTTAACCTTCCGGATTTTAGGTCCGGAGAAAGAACCTTTCAATTACTTACGCAGGTTGGTGGTAGAGCTGGAAGAGGAGAAAAATCAGGGAAAGTTATTATTCAGACTTATACCCCTGAAAGCTATAGCATTATAGCTGCATCAAATCATGATTATGAAGGATTCTACCAAGAGGAAATTAACTTAAGAAAGACTATGAACTATCCACCTTTTTCAAAGGTGTTTTTAATAAATATATCATCAAAGGATGAAGCTCTTTTGATAAAAATCAGCCATAGTATAGGTCAAGAAGTAAAGGAAAAATTAAAGGATTATGAAAAAATAGAAATTCTTGGACCTTGCCCTTGTACCATTGGGAAAGTAAAAGAAAACTATAGATGGCAGATTATACTTAAGGGAGACATTGAAAACAAATTTGCAATATCAATAAAAAATTTATGCTATGAAAAAATAAAAAATCATAAAGGTGATATAAAGATAAGTACTGATTTAAACCCATTATCACTACTTTAAAGATGATTTTCTAAGACAGTAATGGTATAATTTAAGAAGTATAAAATTGAGCCTATAATAAAGAAAAATTATTAAATTTATATATTATTTACTTCAAGGAGGATAAGCGTAATGGCAATAAGAAATATAAGGACTGTTGGAGACGCAGTTTTAAGAAAAAACAGTAAAAATGTAGAGGTTATTGATGATAGAACAAAGGTATTAATCCAAGATATGATTGATACTATGTATGATGCTGATGGAGTTGGTCTTGCAGCGCCGCAAGTTGGGATATTAAAGAAAATATTTGTTATAGATATTGGAGAAGGTCCTATTGTTTTTATAAATCCAGAAATATTAGAAACAGAGGGAAGTTATGTTGATTCAGAAGGATGTTTAAGTATACCAGGAGAATCAGCAGAAGTTGAGAGACCTTATAAGGTTAAAGTTAAAGCTCTTAATGAAAATGGAGAAGAGTTTATATTAGAAGGAGAAGAATTACTAGCTAGAGCTATTTGTCATGAAAATGATCATCTTTATGGTACGTTATATATAGATAGAGCTTTAGAAAGTGGTGAATAATATGAATATTGTTTTTATGGGAACACCTGAATTCGCGGTTCCTTCATTAAAGGCGCTAATTGATAACTTTAATGTAATAGGAGTATTTACTCAACCAGATAGACCAAAGGGAAGAGGTAAAAAACTTGGAATATCGCCAGTAAAAGAGGTAGCCCTTGAACATGGAATTCCAGTGTATCAACCTGAAAAATTGAGAAAAGAGACTGACTTTGTAGACAAATTAAAAGAGATTAAACCAGACTATATAATTGTAGTAGCATATGGTCAAATACTTTCTAAAGAAGTTTTAGACATTCCTAAATATGCATGTATAAATCTTCATGGATCTTTACTTCCAAAGTTTAGAGGAGCAGCGCCTATTCAGTGGTCAGTTATTAAGGGTGAGAAAGTCACTGGTAATACTACAATGCTTATGGATGTAGGACTTGATACTGGTGATATGCTGCTTACTGATAAGGTAGAAATAACTGACTATATGACAGCAGGACAATTACATGACTTGATGATGGAGTCAGGTGCAGAATTGCTTGTAAAAACTATAAATGAATATACACTAGGGAATATTACAGGAATAAAACAAGATGATTCTCAAAGTTGCTATGCTTCAATGCTATCTAAGGAAATTGCTTTAATAAAATGGGATGACACTGCAGCAAATATCCATAACCTTATTAGAGGATTAAATCCATGGCCTATAGCTTTTACTAATTATCAAGGCGTAGTTATGAAGATATACGAATCAGAAGTATTGAAAAATGAAGCCTCAAGTAATGAATGTGGTAAGATTTTAAAGGTTTCAAAAGATGGGATAGACGTAGCTACAAAAGAAGGAATATTGAGATTAAAAACTGTTCAATTTCCAGGAAAGAAACCTTTAAAAGTAGAAGAATTCATAAAAGGGAATAAACTAGAGATTGGTGTAATATTAAATTAAAGAGATAAAGGAAAAAAATATGAGTAATCCAAGAGAAACAGCGGTTATTATATTGAATAAGGTCTTTAATGAGAGAGGTTATTCAAATATAATTATAAATAAAGAGCTAAACAAAAGTAATTTAGAAAACATTGATAAAGCATTAGTTACAGAAATTGTTTATGGTACAATACAGTATAAATATACAATAGATAAAATCATAGACCATTTTGTAGGGAGAGGCACTAGCTCTGTTGATAAGAAGGTAGTAAATATTTTAAGAAGTGCTATATATCAGATAAGGTATTTAGATAAAATTCCTTCTTTTGCTGTGGTAAATGAAGCCGTAGAACTTTCTAAAAAGTTAAGTACTGTAACATCAAGTAAGTTCATAAACGGGGTTTTAAGAAATTACATAAGAAAGACTAATGAAAACTTTTATAATAAGAATAACTTGGTCGATAGATTATCCTTTGAATATTCTTTTGAGCCTTGGATGGTAAAAAAGTTTATAAGTCAATATGGAAATAATATCGCTGAGAAAATTCTTAAAGGATTAAATGAAAGACCATCAATTACTGTTAGAGTAAATTCTTTAAAGACAACCTTCGATGAAGCTTATGAAGAACTTGAAGCGTTAGGTTATTCTGTTGAGGAAGGGGTTATTGCACCAGAAGCAATAAGGATATTAAAGGGAAAAAGCATAGAGAATAATCCTTTGTTTATAAAAGGAAGCATAACTGTTCAGGATGAGAGTGCAATGATTGTGGCATCAGCTTTAGAACCTAGTAAAGATGATGTTATATTTGATATGTGTAGCGCACCAGGCGGGAAAACAACTCATATAGCTGAACTTTCAGAGGATAAGTCAAAAATTAAAGCTTTTGATATCTTTGACCATAAGTTGAAGCTTATAGAGGAAAACATAAAAAGGCTTGGAATAACCTCTATAGAAACTGAAATTAAGGATGCATCTATTCATGACGTTCTTTTAGATGATTCTGCGGATAAGGTTTTAATAGATGTACCGTGCAGTGGTCTTGGAATAATGAGAAAAAAGCCAGAAATTAAATATACAAAGAATGAAAAAGACTTAAAAGAGCTGGTTAAAATCCAAAGAGATATTATGAGAAATGCAGCTAAATACGTAAGAAAAGGTGGAGTGCTAGTGTATTCTACTTGCACATTGAACCTAGAAGAAAATCAGGAAAATATAAGGTGGTTTCTTGATAGGCATGAAGATTTTATGGTTGAAAAAGTTGACTTTGGAAAAGGTGAAAATCTGATTTATGGTAAAGACAATACATTGACCATATTGCCTAATAAGTATATGGATGGTTTTTTTATTGCTAAACTAAAAAGAATACAATAGGTGATAAGATGAGAAATATTTTGGATTACTCCCTAAAAGAACTAAAACAATGGATGGAAGCTAATGGTGAAAATGCGTTTAGAGCTAAACAAGTATTTGACTGGATATATAAAGCGGTAGCTTCTTTTGATGAAATGAAAAATTTGCCTAAGAATACTAAAGAAAAGTTAAAAGAATACTTTTTTATAGGTATACCAGAGATAACTCATAAATATGATTCTATAAATAAGGATACAGCTAAATACCTTTTAAAGCTTAGTGATGGTAATGTAATTGAAGCTGTTTACATGAAATATAATTATGGTAATTCTGTATGTTTATCTACTCAAATTGGGTGCAGAATGGGGTGTAGCTTTTGTGCCTCAACTATAGGTGGAAGAATAAGAGATTTAACTTCAGGTGATATCTTAGGTGAAATCCTTGCTATGGAATTCAATGAAAAAGAAAGAGTATCAAACATTGTATTAATGGGTAGTGGAGAACCATTCGATAATTATGAAAATGTTACTAAGTTTTTAGAGTTAGTTAATTCAAAGGATGGACTAAATATTGGAGCAAGACATATAACTTTATCAACTTGTGGACTTGTACCAGGAATAATAAGATTTGCTGACCTTAAGAGTCAAGTAACACTAGCAATTTCTCTTCACGCACCTAATGATGAACTAAGAAAAACGATGATGCCTATTGCTAATAAATATTCAATAAAGGAAATATTGGAAGCTTGCAATTATTACATAGAAAAGACAAACAGGCGAATCACCTTTGAATATTCTTTAGTTAAGGATGTTAATGATACCGAAGATCACGCAAGAGAGCTGTCAGCTTTATTAAAAGGTATTCTATGTCATGTGAATCTGATACCAGTGAATGTTGTAAAAGAAAGTGGATTTTCTCGGCCTTCGGATAAAGCAGTTATGAAATTTAAGAAGATATTGGATAGTAATGGAATAGAAGCTACCATCCGAAAGGAAATGGGGGCTGATATAAATGCTGCTTGTGGTCAACTGAGAAGAAATTACCTAGAAAAAAGAGGGTCAAATGATGGTTTTTATGTTGAGTGATGTAGGGAATACAAGAGAAATTAATGAGGATTTTGTATGTCATTATGAAGATGATAGGATAAGAATATATGTTATTGCAGATGGAATGGGTGGACACAATGCTGGTGATGTGGCAGCAAAATTGGCATCAGAAGCCGTTGTAAGTTACGTGAAGGAAGCTGCAGACATAACTGATCCTATATATTTATTACAAAGTGCTTTTAAATTCGCAAATGATGAAGTCTTTAATGCTTCAGTTAGTTCAGAAAAGCTAAATGGAATGGGAACAACTTTGACTGTTGTGTTTATATATAGAGAGGTAATACACGTAGGACATGTTGGTGATAGTAGTTGTTTTGCGATAAAAGGAGAAAAAATAAAAAAGATTACAAAAGATCATTCTTTTGTGCAGTATTTGATAGATACTGGTTCTATCACAAAGGAACAAGCGAAATCACATCCTAGAAAAAATCTTATAACTCGAGCGATTGGGACTAAGGAAGAGTTAATTGTAGATACTTATCAGTTACCTATTTCTTTAGCAGAGTATATTGTCTTATCTACTGATGGATTAACAAACTATATAGATGAAGAGGAAATATGTGATTTGGTAGTTAATAATTCTATAGAAGATGCTTGTACTCAAATGATAAACATCAGTAAGGAACGTGGCGGAAAAGATAATATAACAGTTTTAATTGTAGGAGGTATGTCCTAATGATAGGTTCAATTTTAAATTCGAGATATGAAGTCCTTGAAAAAATTGGTGAAGGCGGAATGTCCTTCGTATATAAGGCAAAGGATTTAACACTTCAACGAATGGTAGCTGTTAAAGTATTAAAGAATGAATTTAATAATGATAAACAATTTGTAGAAAAATTCAAAGCTGAAGCTTTAGCTGCTGGGGGACTTCATGACAACAACATCGTAAGTATATATGATGCAGGAACACATGGATTCTATAACTATATTGTTATGGAATATATACATGGAAAAACCTTAAAGGATATTATAATTGAAAGAGGCCCTTTAGAAACAAAAGAAGTGATAGAAATAGCTATGGATATAACAAAAGCCCTTGATTGTGCTCATAGAAATAACATTGTCCATAGAGATATTAAACCACATAATATTATAATGACTGATTATGGGATGCCTAAAATCACAGATTTTGGAATAGCTAAAGCAAGTAGCAGTGCTACAATCGCGCACACAAGTAGAGTAATGGGATCTGTGCATTATATTTCACCAGAGCAAGCAAAAGGAGAAATTGTCGACGCTAGAAGTGATTTATATTCTTTGGGAATAGTAATCTACGAAATGGTAACAGGAAAAATGCCTTTTGATTCAGAAACAGCAATAACTATAGCTATAAAACATATACAGGATGAAGTTGTTGCCCCAAATATGATTAATCACATGGTTCCATATGCGTTAAACAAATTAATTATGAAACTTCTTGAGAAGGATCCAACTAATCGATATCAAAGTGCTAAGGAGCTTCTAGTAGACTTAAATAAGCTGAAAGATGGTACTATGATATTTCCTGTAGGAACAAATCAAGAAGAACGGGAATATACAAAAGTTCTTAAACCAATGTCTGGGATGAATAGTGGAGTCAATAAAGTATATACTGAAAATATATATGATGATGATGATGTAGAAGAAGAACGAGCTATTTCTAGGTCTTCAGATAAGGACACAAATAGTAGGAAAAATAATAACAAGGCTAATATTGATAAGAAGAAAAAAGGTATATTAATTGGTTCTATTACTGGGTTAATAGCACTAATCTTGATCGTTGCTATTGTTATAGGAACTCAGCTTGCAAAGACTAATGAAAAGGTCGTTGAGGAAGTAACTATTCCTGAAATATCAAATATCCAACAAAAAGATGGAATAAAAAAATTAGAAGAACTTGGGATAAAGTATGAAATAACAAAGGTTAACAGTGAGAATGCCGCAGGAATTATAATTTATACTAATCCAAAGTCAGGGACTACAATTAAAAAAGATAGAGTAATTGAATTAGGCGTTAGTCTAGGACCAGAAGAAGGAAAAGTTCCTTCAATTGTTAACCAAGATAAAGACACCGCTATAAAAACTATTAATGATAATAAGTTCCAACTTGGAAAAATTGATGAAAAATATAGTGAAAGTGTTGAACGAGGAAAAGTTATCGATCAAGACCCATCGCCAAATAGTAAGTTGGCAAAAGGAAGCCCTATAAATATCGTTATTAGTTTAGGTCCAGAATATACTAATTACGATTTGAAAGGAAAAACTGTTGAAGAAGCTAAGGCTCTACTTAACGGTTATGCTTCACTAAACGTAACAACCCAAGAGTCAAATAAAGAAGCTGATAAAGAAAATGATGACAAGATTATAGATCAAGACAAGACAAGAGTAAAACAAGGTGAAACAATTACAGTAAAAGTTATAAAATATGCTGAACTTACAAAAACTTTGGAAGACTATACAGAGGAAAATTTAAAGGATGTTATGGAAGATTTAAATAGCATGGGCCTTGGATTAAAGGTTACATTAGTAGCGTCTAGTTCAGCAGGTAGTACACCAACAAAAGAATCACAGTATGAACTATATAAAGTAATTAGTCAAGACCCAGCTTCAGGTAAGGATGTTAAAAAAGGTGATACTGTTAAATTGAAGGTTGAGTTGATTAAAACACAAGATAAAGAGGATACGCCTACTAATAACAAAACTACAAACGGAACTACAAAAACAAACTAATGCAAAGATTATAGGAGGTTATATGAAAGATAACACAGTTAGTGGTATAGTAACAAAGGGGATTGGTGGATTTTATTATGTACAGGTAGAGGATAAAATCATTGAATGTAAGGCTAGAGGTAAATTTAGAACTCATAATATTTCACCTTATGTAGGAGACGTGGTTGAGTTAAATATTGAAGAGGACAAAGGTTTTATTATCAAGATATCTGAGAGAAAAAATTTGCTTTTGAGGCCAGTTGTTGCTAATGTAACTCAAGCTTTCGTAGTTTTTGCACTAAAAAATCCTGATGTAAATTTAACGCTTTTAAATAAGTTTCTTATTCTTTGTGAATACAATGAAATAAAACCGATAATATGCTTTAATAAAGTTGATCTTGTTGACAATCCAGAAGAAGAATTGGCAGTTAAAATGATTAAGCAGACTGGTTATGATTATATATTTTTGAAGGCTAAAGAAAAGTATAATTTAGAACTAGTCATGGATCATTTAAATGAGAATATTTCTATATTTTGTGGTCCATCTGGAGCAGGGAAATCTACTCTGTTTAATGGAATGGTAGGAAAGCCATTAATGGAGATCGGAGAGGTAAGTGAAAAGCTTAAAAGAGGAAAACATACAACAAGACACAGTGAACTTATAGCTTTTCATCAGGGGTATATAGTTGATACCCCTGGATTCTCTTCCTTAGAATTTGATTTTATTGATGAAGTAGATTTAAAGAATTATTTACCTGAATTTAAGGAATATGAAGATCAGTGTAAGTTTTCTGGTTGCAACCATTATAAAGAGCCTAAATGTGCTGTTAAAACAGCTGTAGAGGAAGAAAAGATACATAAGAGCAGATATGACTTTTATATAAGCTTATATGAAGAACTAAAAGGTAGGAGGTACAAGAAATGATAAAGATTTCTCCGTCAATATTATCGGCGGATTTTTCAAAGCTTGGTGAAGATGTAATTAATTTAGAAAAGGCTGGTGCTGATATGATACACATAGATGTTATGGATGGAAATTTCGTCCCTAACATCTCTTTTGGGATGCCTGTAATTAACAGCATTCGTCCTTTGACAAAGGCAACCTTCGATGTTCATTTAATGATTGAGGAACCATCAAAGTATATAAAACAATTTGTAGATCTTGGTGGAGATATAATAACTATTCACTATGAAGCAGATAGACATATAGATAGTACTATTAACATGATAAAGTCTTATGGTGTTAAAGCTGGTGTTGCCCTTAATCCAGGTACTAGTACGAGTTTATTAAAGGATATTATTAGAGAAGTGGATATGGTACTTATTATGACTGTTAATCCTGGCTTTGGAGGGCAAAAGTTTATTGAATATACTTTAGAGAAGATACGAGAAGTAAGGGAAATGGCTGATAAACTAAATCCGGATTTGTTAATACAAGTAGATGGAGGCATTGGAAGAGAAAATATAAGAAAAGTTGTAGAAGCTGGTGCTAACGTAATTGTTGCGGGTTCTGCGGTATTTAAGGAAAACAGAATAAAAGAAAATATTGAAGCTTTGAGAACTGCATGTATATAGAGAAGGTTTTAGTTATATGTGGTGGAGATATGCCATCTCAGGAACTTTTAGAAGCTGAAATTATTAGCTCACAGTATGTAATTGCAGCTGATAAGGGTGGAGAGGTTTTA is a window encoding:
- the rsgA gene encoding ribosome small subunit-dependent GTPase A yields the protein MKDNTVSGIVTKGIGGFYYVQVEDKIIECKARGKFRTHNISPYVGDVVELNIEEDKGFIIKISERKNLLLRPVVANVTQAFVVFALKNPDVNLTLLNKFLILCEYNEIKPIICFNKVDLVDNPEEELAVKMIKQTGYDYIFLKAKEKYNLELVMDHLNENISIFCGPSGAGKSTLFNGMVGKPLMEIGEVSEKLKRGKHTTRHSELIAFHQGYIVDTPGFSSLEFDFIDEVDLKNYLPEFKEYEDQCKFSGCNHYKEPKCAVKTAVEEEKIHKSRYDFYISLYEELKGRRYKK
- the rpe gene encoding ribulose-phosphate 3-epimerase; translation: MIKISPSILSADFSKLGEDVINLEKAGADMIHIDVMDGNFVPNISFGMPVINSIRPLTKATFDVHLMIEEPSKYIKQFVDLGGDIITIHYEADRHIDSTINMIKSYGVKAGVALNPGTSTSLLKDIIREVDMVLIMTVNPGFGGQKFIEYTLEKIREVREMADKLNPDLLIQVDGGIGRENIRKVVEAGANVIVAGSAVFKENRIKENIEALRTACI